A single genomic interval of Nocardioides nitrophenolicus harbors:
- a CDS encoding 3-oxoacyl-ACP reductase: MGATTSLDGKVAIVTGAGAGLGRAEALALARAGARVVVNDLPGAGDEAVDEIRSLGGEAVVVPGDVSERATADAMVAAAVDRLGGLDIVVNNAGMTRDRMLFNLGDDEWDAVIAVHLRGHFLLSRNAAAYWRGKAKESETGTVYGSIVNTASEAFLGGSPGQANYAAAKAGIAALTLSSARGLSRIGVRANAICPRARTAMTAEVFGEDQSGKAVDPYSPEHVAPVVAYLASPAAERITGQVMVVYGGMVAVVAAPVVEERFDASGDLWTADDLDKQLGGFFADRDPQLGFAADSIMKLSV; this comes from the coding sequence ATGGGGGCGACGACGTCGCTGGACGGCAAGGTCGCGATCGTCACCGGCGCGGGCGCCGGGCTGGGCCGCGCGGAGGCGCTGGCCCTGGCCCGCGCCGGAGCGCGGGTGGTGGTCAACGACCTGCCCGGGGCGGGCGACGAGGCGGTCGACGAGATCCGTTCGCTCGGCGGTGAGGCGGTCGTGGTGCCGGGGGACGTGAGCGAGCGTGCCACGGCCGACGCGATGGTGGCGGCCGCCGTCGACCGGCTCGGCGGCCTCGACATCGTGGTCAACAACGCGGGCATGACCCGCGACCGGATGCTCTTCAACCTCGGCGACGACGAGTGGGACGCGGTGATCGCGGTCCACCTGCGCGGTCACTTCCTGCTCTCGCGCAACGCCGCGGCGTACTGGCGCGGCAAGGCCAAGGAGAGCGAGACCGGCACGGTCTACGGCAGCATCGTCAACACCGCGTCGGAGGCCTTCCTCGGCGGCTCGCCCGGCCAGGCCAACTACGCCGCGGCCAAGGCGGGCATCGCCGCGCTGACCCTGTCCAGCGCGCGCGGGCTGTCCCGGATCGGCGTGCGCGCGAACGCGATCTGCCCGCGCGCCCGCACCGCCATGACCGCGGAGGTCTTCGGCGAGGACCAGTCGGGCAAGGCCGTCGACCCCTACTCGCCCGAGCACGTCGCGCCCGTGGTCGCCTATCTCGCCTCGCCGGCGGCGGAGCGGATCACCGGCCAGGTCATGGTCGTCTACGGCGGCATGGTCGCCGTGGTCGCCGCGCCGGTCGTGGAGGAGCGCTTCGACGCCTCCGGCGACCTGTGGACCGCCGACGACCTCGACAAGCAGCTCGGCGGCTTCTTCGCCGATCGGGACCCGC
- a CDS encoding ferredoxin, translating into MKIKVDFDLCESNGLCEAMAPEVFELDDDDFLQLHTEDTTEENLENVKRAVAACPRAAITLVEE; encoded by the coding sequence ATGAAGATCAAGGTCGACTTCGACCTGTGTGAGTCCAACGGCCTGTGCGAGGCCATGGCTCCCGAGGTGTTCGAGCTGGACGACGACGACTTCCTCCAGCTGCACACCGAGGACACCACCGAGGAGAACCTCGAGAACGTCAAGCGCGCCGTCGCGGCCTGCCCGCGCGCCGCCATCACCCTGGTGGAGGAGTGA
- a CDS encoding pyridoxamine 5'-phosphate oxidase family protein, with protein MSSGRDRVKLSEDEVQALLGENLKVQVAANGRDGFPHLTTLFYVVRDGRIAFWTYGRSQKILNLDRDPRVTALVEDGTDYFELRGVSIEGRAEIVRDPATILEIGSAVATRMVGADSFESLGEIGMQAVQKQATKRVGVIIHPERVASWDHRKMT; from the coding sequence ATGAGCTCCGGACGCGACCGGGTCAAGCTGAGCGAGGACGAGGTCCAGGCGCTGCTCGGCGAGAACCTGAAGGTGCAGGTCGCGGCCAACGGTCGCGACGGGTTCCCCCACCTGACCACGCTGTTCTACGTCGTGCGCGACGGCCGGATCGCGTTCTGGACCTATGGGCGCAGCCAGAAGATCCTCAACCTGGACCGCGACCCCCGGGTCACCGCGCTGGTGGAGGACGGCACCGACTACTTCGAGCTCCGCGGCGTCTCCATCGAGGGCCGCGCCGAGATCGTGCGCGACCCGGCGACCATCCTCGAGATCGGCTCGGCCGTGGCGACCCGGATGGTGGGCGCCGACTCGTTCGAGTCGCTGGGGGAGATCGGCATGCAGGCCGTGCAGAAGCAGGCGACCAAGCGGGTGGGCGTGATCATCCATCCCGAGCGGGTCGCGTCCTGGGACCACCGGAAGATGACCTGA
- a CDS encoding NAD(P)/FAD-dependent oxidoreductase — protein sequence MATTGESIVDCDLAVVGAGPSGLFATYYAGFRGMRVALIDSLPELGGQITAMYPEKAILDVAGFPDVKGRDLVEGLVAQALTAKPEQLLGRTATDLVTDDEGLTLTLDDGTAVRAKALVITAGIGKFSPRPLPAAAGWVGRGVEFFVPGFEPYRDQDVVIVGGGDSAFDWAIHLEPIARSVTLVHRRDAFRAHQRTVDQVLASSVQVVTKAEVAALRDAEGGASGPLAELELVVEGESRVLPAQAVVAALGFVADLGPLQQWGLETHRRHVVVDPSMRTSLPRVFAAGDITEYPGKVRLIAVGFGEAATAVNNAAVVIDPTAHVFPGHSSEGS from the coding sequence GTGGCCACTACGGGAGAGAGCATCGTGGACTGCGACCTGGCGGTGGTCGGCGCGGGTCCGAGCGGTCTGTTCGCAACCTACTATGCCGGATTCCGCGGGATGCGGGTCGCGTTGATCGACTCGTTGCCCGAGCTCGGTGGCCAGATCACCGCGATGTACCCGGAGAAGGCGATCCTCGACGTCGCGGGCTTCCCGGACGTCAAGGGGCGCGACCTGGTCGAGGGCCTGGTCGCCCAGGCGCTGACCGCGAAGCCCGAGCAGCTGCTCGGCCGCACCGCCACCGACCTGGTCACCGACGACGAGGGCCTGACCCTCACCCTCGACGACGGGACCGCCGTGCGCGCCAAGGCACTGGTGATCACCGCCGGCATCGGCAAGTTCAGCCCCCGACCGCTGCCGGCGGCCGCGGGCTGGGTCGGCCGGGGCGTCGAGTTCTTCGTGCCCGGCTTCGAGCCCTACCGCGACCAGGACGTCGTCATCGTCGGTGGCGGCGACAGCGCCTTCGACTGGGCGATCCACCTCGAGCCGATCGCGCGCTCGGTCACCCTGGTCCACCGTCGCGATGCCTTCCGGGCCCACCAGCGCACCGTCGACCAGGTCCTCGCCTCGTCGGTCCAGGTCGTCACCAAGGCCGAGGTGGCCGCGCTCCGTGACGCCGAGGGCGGCGCCTCGGGCCCGCTCGCCGAGCTCGAGCTGGTGGTCGAGGGGGAGTCGCGGGTGCTGCCCGCGCAGGCCGTGGTCGCGGCCCTCGGCTTCGTCGCCGACCTCGGCCCGCTGCAGCAGTGGGGCCTCGAGACGCACCGACGCCACGTCGTCGTCGACCCGTCGATGCGCACCTCGCTGCCGCGGGTGTTCGCGGCGGGCGACATCACCGAGTACCCCGGCAAGGTCCGGCTGATCGCCGTCGGGTTCGGTGAGGCGGCGACCGCCGTCAACAACGCGGCCGTCGTCATCGACCCGACCGCCCACGTGTTCCCCGGGCACTCCTCGGAGGGAAGCTGA
- a CDS encoding MCE family protein, protein MTRGVRIRLMAFVVLSAVGITYIAASYLGIVDRITGRGITVTASLPGSGGLFEGSEVTYRGVKIGRVAKMDATEKGVDLTLDLEESTRLPLDSRLFVHNLSAVGEQYLDFQPPDEKGPYAEDGSRFAGDEKSLPVDEGDLLVDLSRFVDSVDKDSLEQVVQELGTMFADTGDDLQRLLDGGSAFIAEASAHTDETIQLLDSGLAVLKTQQGQKENIRRFANDLNTITTALRGSDGHLRTVLSATPGAAKALTRLLKELEPTIPVLLGDLVTVDQVLVTELDGIEQLLVTYPVLISGGPTGSTADGWGHVNLQFDYSVPPCTKGYVPPSEWRSTQDLTDRKPADVSCTAGPPYSMRGSKYAPAYRKNRASPGRVYSGTYDPSTGEVPGLVDNQGTPVELRQPEDLSVLGGDAWKWLLVGPVASK, encoded by the coding sequence ATGACCAGGGGCGTGCGGATCCGGCTGATGGCCTTCGTGGTCCTCAGCGCCGTCGGCATCACCTACATCGCGGCGAGCTATCTCGGCATCGTCGACCGGATCACCGGCCGCGGGATCACCGTCACCGCGAGCCTGCCCGGCTCGGGTGGCCTGTTCGAGGGCAGCGAGGTGACCTACCGCGGCGTGAAGATCGGCCGGGTCGCCAAGATGGACGCCACCGAGAAGGGCGTCGACCTCACCCTCGACCTCGAGGAGAGCACCCGGCTCCCGCTGGACTCGCGGCTGTTCGTCCACAATCTCTCCGCGGTCGGTGAGCAGTACCTCGACTTCCAGCCGCCCGACGAGAAGGGCCCGTACGCCGAGGACGGCTCCCGCTTCGCCGGCGACGAGAAGTCGCTGCCGGTCGACGAGGGCGACCTCCTGGTCGACCTCAGCCGCTTCGTCGACTCGGTCGACAAGGACAGCCTCGAGCAGGTCGTCCAGGAGCTCGGCACCATGTTCGCCGACACCGGCGACGACCTGCAGCGGCTGCTCGACGGCGGCTCGGCGTTCATCGCCGAGGCCAGCGCCCACACCGACGAGACGATCCAGCTGCTCGACAGCGGACTGGCGGTGTTGAAGACCCAGCAGGGGCAGAAGGAGAACATCCGCCGGTTCGCCAACGACCTGAACACGATCACCACCGCGCTCCGGGGCAGCGACGGCCACCTGCGCACGGTGCTCAGCGCCACGCCCGGCGCGGCCAAGGCGCTGACCCGGCTGCTCAAGGAGCTGGAGCCGACCATCCCGGTGCTCCTCGGCGACCTGGTGACCGTCGACCAGGTGCTGGTCACCGAGCTCGACGGGATCGAGCAGCTGCTGGTGACCTACCCGGTGCTCATCTCCGGTGGCCCGACGGGCAGCACCGCCGACGGCTGGGGTCACGTCAACCTGCAGTTCGACTACAGCGTGCCGCCGTGCACCAAGGGCTACGTCCCGCCGTCCGAGTGGCGCTCGACCCAGGACCTGACCGACCGCAAGCCGGCCGACGTCAGCTGCACCGCGGGGCCGCCGTACTCCATGCGCGGCAGCAAGTACGCGCCGGCCTACCGCAAGAACCGGGCCTCGCCCGGACGCGTCTACAGTGGCACCTACGACCCGTCCACCGGTGAGGTGCCCGGGCTGGTCGACAACCAGGGGACTCCGGTCGAGCTGCGGCAGCCAGAGGACCTCTCCGTCCTGGGAGGGGATGCGTGGAAGTGGCTGTTGGTCGGTCCGGTGGCGAGCAAGTGA